One window of the Acidimicrobiia bacterium genome contains the following:
- a CDS encoding xanthine dehydrogenase family protein molybdopterin-binding subunit: MVTKHIGRPVTRLEDDRLLRGLGEFVSDVRLPGMAEVAFVRSPFAHARIVNIDVSMALEVEGVLSVLTGETLPPHHPLTDTVTIEGLTKTPQEPLAQERVRYVGEPIAIIVAEDRYVAEDACSLVIVDYDELPTITGVAEAAQGSTLLFPDLGSNVVYSHTKTFGNPGRYFSNGTRIHRHVFRGNRVSASPLETRGCIAHFDRGRASLRFWSSTQSQHLLRRRLATTTGLAENRIRVTVPDVGGGFGQKIPASPEEVAVALASIAVNRPIRWIEDRRENLISAPHAKQQTIVTEMVVGSEGEFLAMRSDVAGDSGAYSFNTASALIEPFLSALLMPSVYRIEHYECTVTAALTNKSPISPYRGVGWTASHTARELLIDQIARSLGRDPADLRRQNMITSGQLPYESTTGMVYDTGSFVESLDLALELIEYRTIRESQQRTSVPTERRVGVGISPYVEPGGWGTGGAAESHWSFSSYDAVSVTMEPSGRVTLAVGTPTQGQGHRTSLAQIAAEGLGVRLEDVEVVDNDTATTPVSMAGTRASRTAVVSGGATMLAASDLRERIEAVAGYLLDAPEDELVVRDGTVFVKDNPARLVTMEEVAGAAYFDPGVRGIVPEPDFTVRRFYDPGATYSNGCITCAVELDTTTGLIRIIDLAAVEDCGTIINPMIVGGQVRGAAAQGIGYALLEQINYDLEGQIRTSTFADYLLPTADDVPRVKVRHIESPSRNTVGGIKGMGESGMIAVPAAVANAVADVLPPGSAIEHLPLDPEYVLDLLHGNPHESIESEDAS, from the coding sequence ATGGTGACAAAGCACATCGGAAGACCAGTTACCCGACTCGAGGATGATCGGCTCCTCCGCGGTCTGGGTGAGTTCGTATCTGATGTGCGATTGCCGGGAATGGCTGAAGTGGCCTTCGTGCGGTCTCCGTTTGCTCATGCAAGAATCGTCAACATCGACGTTTCGATGGCACTTGAGGTGGAGGGGGTGCTCTCAGTACTCACAGGTGAAACACTACCCCCACATCATCCGCTGACTGACACTGTCACGATCGAAGGCCTCACTAAGACACCTCAAGAACCATTGGCGCAGGAGCGAGTGAGGTATGTGGGGGAACCAATCGCAATCATCGTGGCAGAGGACCGTTATGTGGCCGAGGACGCCTGCAGCCTCGTGATTGTCGACTACGACGAGCTGCCCACCATCACCGGAGTGGCAGAAGCGGCGCAGGGCAGCACACTGCTCTTCCCAGACCTTGGATCAAACGTTGTCTACTCCCACACAAAGACCTTTGGCAACCCCGGGCGCTACTTCTCGAACGGAACGAGAATCCACCGCCACGTGTTCCGGGGAAACCGAGTCTCAGCCTCGCCGCTTGAGACCCGCGGATGCATTGCCCACTTCGACCGCGGTCGTGCTTCCCTTCGTTTCTGGTCTTCTACGCAGAGCCAGCACCTCCTCCGTCGCCGCCTGGCCACAACGACGGGTCTTGCCGAGAACCGCATCCGCGTTACCGTCCCTGACGTCGGAGGTGGATTCGGCCAGAAGATCCCTGCTTCTCCTGAGGAGGTGGCTGTAGCGCTGGCATCCATTGCGGTCAATCGCCCAATCAGGTGGATCGAGGACCGACGAGAGAACCTCATCAGCGCGCCGCACGCCAAGCAGCAGACCATTGTGACGGAGATGGTGGTCGGCAGTGAGGGGGAGTTCCTCGCGATGCGCTCTGATGTTGCGGGGGATTCGGGGGCTTACTCGTTCAACACGGCGAGTGCCCTGATCGAGCCCTTCTTGTCAGCCCTTCTGATGCCAAGTGTGTATCGAATCGAGCACTATGAGTGCACTGTCACAGCGGCTCTGACCAACAAGTCACCCATTTCCCCATATCGAGGTGTTGGTTGGACGGCATCGCATACGGCGCGGGAATTGCTGATTGATCAAATAGCAAGGTCGCTCGGCCGTGACCCCGCCGATCTTCGCCGACAGAACATGATCACCTCCGGCCAGCTTCCGTACGAATCCACCACCGGAATGGTGTACGATACCGGCAGCTTCGTTGAATCCCTCGATCTGGCTCTCGAACTCATCGAGTATCGCACAATTCGGGAGTCGCAGCAGCGTACGAGTGTCCCTACTGAGCGCCGTGTCGGTGTGGGTATCAGTCCATATGTGGAGCCCGGTGGTTGGGGAACCGGCGGTGCAGCAGAAAGCCACTGGTCGTTCTCCTCGTATGACGCAGTCTCGGTAACGATGGAGCCGTCGGGAAGGGTTACGCTTGCGGTTGGTACGCCAACCCAGGGTCAGGGTCACCGAACGTCACTTGCTCAGATCGCTGCCGAAGGGCTGGGGGTCCGTCTAGAAGACGTTGAGGTTGTTGACAATGACACTGCTACGACCCCTGTCAGTATGGCCGGAACGCGGGCGAGCCGGACGGCAGTCGTCTCAGGTGGAGCCACAATGCTCGCGGCGTCGGACCTACGAGAACGAATCGAAGCGGTTGCCGGGTATCTGCTCGACGCCCCTGAAGATGAATTGGTGGTGAGGGATGGCACGGTCTTTGTCAAGGACAATCCAGCGCGCTTGGTCACCATGGAAGAGGTCGCGGGTGCCGCGTATTTCGATCCCGGTGTCAGGGGGATCGTACCGGAGCCCGACTTCACGGTGCGTCGATTCTACGATCCGGGGGCGACCTACTCGAACGGCTGTATCACCTGTGCAGTTGAACTGGATACGACAACGGGACTTATCCGGATCATTGACCTAGCCGCAGTTGAGGATTGCGGGACGATTATCAATCCCATGATCGTTGGCGGTCAGGTCCGAGGAGCGGCGGCCCAAGGAATCGGCTACGCCCTGCTTGAGCAGATCAACTACGACCTCGAGGGCCAGATCCGTACCAGCACATTCGCCGACTACCTGTTGCCAACCGCTGACGATGTGCCGAGAGTGAAGGTCAGACACATCGAATCGCCATCACGCAACACGGTAGGCGGTATCAAAGGCATGGGGGAATCCGGCATGATTGCGGTGCCGGCTGCCGTCGCGAACGCGGTCGCCGATGTCCTGCCTCCTGGCTCGGCAATTGAGCACTTGCCACTTGACCCTGAGTATGTCCTCGACCTTCTGCACGGAAACCCCCACGAGAGTATCGAATCCGAGGACGCCTCATGA
- a CDS encoding sulfurtransferase, whose product MESPSLISTHELADRMGDEQIRIVDLRWSLEDEERGLCDYRASHIPGAVYLHWLRDLSDPDDPVEGQIAPPDRFSAVMSSVGIGNSTLVVAYDDSEILMASRLYWALAYYGHGAVRVLDGGWQKWCREGRPTSSAIPTITEAEFVATPRDSLRLTKSDVMGSLELGTAILDCRMDETWFESGEHIPGARRFPAPQLLNATGTYIPDDDVLRRAHDLGLSKDDEVILYCGGGVSASAAFRALHSAGYTNVSVYDGSWAEWGDDAEAPREPHDVR is encoded by the coding sequence ATGGAATCGCCGAGTCTGATATCGACTCATGAACTCGCTGACCGGATGGGAGACGAGCAGATTCGCATTGTCGATCTGCGCTGGTCTCTCGAAGATGAGGAAAGGGGCCTTTGCGACTACCGAGCGTCTCACATACCCGGTGCCGTCTATCTCCATTGGCTGCGAGACCTCTCTGATCCCGACGACCCTGTCGAGGGACAGATCGCTCCACCCGATCGGTTCTCCGCTGTGATGTCCTCCGTTGGCATTGGCAATTCGACGCTGGTCGTCGCCTATGACGATTCGGAGATCCTGATGGCGTCACGCCTGTATTGGGCCTTGGCGTACTACGGCCACGGGGCAGTACGAGTCCTCGATGGCGGATGGCAGAAATGGTGTCGAGAAGGGCGTCCAACATCGTCTGCTATTCCCACAATCACCGAGGCCGAGTTCGTCGCGACGCCGCGAGACAGCCTTAGATTGACGAAGAGCGACGTGATGGGATCACTGGAGCTTGGGACTGCAATCCTTGATTGCCGTATGGATGAGACCTGGTTCGAGTCAGGTGAGCACATCCCTGGCGCGCGTCGGTTTCCCGCACCACAGTTGCTCAACGCTACCGGAACGTATATCCCAGATGACGACGTACTCCGTCGGGCTCATGACCTGGGATTGTCCAAGGACGACGAAGTGATTCTGTATTGCGGTGGCGGTGTCTCTGCAAGCGCGGCTTTTCGAGCGCTTCACTCCGCTGGCTATACGAATGTGTCGGTCTACGACGGATCCTGGGCTGAGTGGGGAGACGACGCCGAGGCACCAAGGGAACCACATGATGTTCGATGA
- a CDS encoding ABC transporter ATP-binding protein: MRDLTVSYGRIQAVHGISIDVPEGAVVSLLGPNGAGKTTTLRGIAGLQKPITGNVALLGNDITGRSGHSVARQGISLVPEGRRVFPSLTVLDNLRVGATPRLARPWRSPDSLADVFSLFPELSDLTNMPAGLLSGGEQQMLAIGRGLMAQPRLLALDEPSMGLAPQLVERIYSSLEETKRLGTSILLAEQNTHLALELCDWVYVLDTGNIAASGPVNEMRRSSQVAAFYLGTEGSTEGQEAPS; this comes from the coding sequence GTGCGCGACCTCACGGTCTCGTATGGACGCATCCAGGCAGTCCACGGGATCTCCATCGATGTACCCGAAGGGGCGGTCGTGTCGCTGCTCGGCCCCAATGGAGCTGGCAAGACGACAACATTGCGCGGAATCGCAGGATTACAGAAACCGATCACCGGCAATGTGGCCCTCCTCGGCAACGACATCACTGGACGCTCGGGCCACTCAGTTGCACGCCAAGGAATCAGCCTTGTGCCGGAAGGACGGCGGGTGTTCCCTTCCCTAACTGTGCTCGACAACCTTCGTGTCGGTGCGACCCCGCGGCTGGCACGGCCGTGGCGAAGTCCGGATTCGCTCGCCGATGTCTTTTCCCTCTTTCCGGAGCTGTCCGATCTGACGAATATGCCCGCCGGGCTGCTATCTGGTGGTGAGCAGCAGATGCTTGCGATCGGGCGGGGGCTGATGGCTCAACCTCGGCTACTGGCACTAGACGAACCCTCGATGGGACTTGCACCACAGCTGGTCGAGCGGATCTACTCCTCGCTCGAGGAAACCAAGCGGCTCGGCACATCGATCCTGCTAGCAGAACAGAACACACATCTGGCGCTCGAACTCTGTGACTGGGTCTATGTTCTCGACACCGGGAACATTGCTGCAAGCGGCCCCGTCAACGAGATGAGACGGTCAAGTCAAGTAGCAGCCTTCTATCTCGGAACCGAAGGCAGCACGGAAGGACAGGAGGCACCTTCGTGA
- a CDS encoding branched-chain amino acid ABC transporter ATP-binding protein/permease: MSRKLMGIGVGADTIAFLVILVVLPLFWSSDYELSVLARFAILSTLLMGLNLITGYGRMINLAHAGFYGLGAYTAGVLTAKLAIPTAIGFWVAPAAAALVAWAIGIPSLRLRGIYFAMATLGTGMVLFLVFGRAVDITGGPNGLRGIPPLTLGPLAVDSAMTRYVLAAGIAIVVFWIVRRLVVAPYGQSLHAAAVSEPAAAVAGVNIQRVRLTAFVLSAAIAGLAGSVEVFNSRFISPTSFDFFVAVTFLVGLTLGGSGTVLGPVVGSAVLVALAEGLSDQPNLRLLLIGLVFLVVLQVLPDGLVGSIYGFYRRHRPHRPGELDDSIEVPTQYMRTRNPRPLQISNISKHFGGVQVLSEVSLTVVPGRVLGLIGPNGAGKTTLANVVSGFVTPDRGTVFVGSVDLTNSSVNERASEGLGRTFQNLELFPGLSAVNNVLMGAYIHRPNRVVDALVWSKSSAAQEASQRELAMRLLASMHLLDDAHKDVDSLPFGKAKLVELARLLALEPEAVILDEPAAGLPRHGTGPVRDLIADLQERGIGVVLIEHDVKLVMGVSHEVLVLDHGVAIAHGTPVEVQSDPQVIAAYLGQPVRSVDREADSAR, from the coding sequence GTGAGCCGGAAACTCATGGGGATCGGTGTGGGTGCGGACACCATCGCGTTCCTCGTCATCCTTGTAGTGCTGCCCCTGTTCTGGAGCTCAGACTATGAGCTGTCGGTGCTGGCGCGGTTCGCCATTCTGAGCACGCTACTGATGGGCCTCAACCTGATCACTGGTTATGGCCGAATGATCAACCTGGCCCACGCTGGCTTCTATGGGCTCGGGGCATACACCGCTGGAGTACTGACGGCAAAGCTCGCCATTCCAACGGCCATCGGGTTCTGGGTAGCGCCAGCTGCGGCGGCTCTGGTGGCTTGGGCGATTGGGATTCCGAGCCTTCGGCTGCGCGGGATCTACTTCGCTATGGCCACGCTTGGGACCGGCATGGTGCTTTTCCTGGTTTTCGGTCGCGCCGTTGATATCACCGGTGGGCCAAATGGTCTGCGGGGAATCCCACCCCTCACGCTTGGTCCTCTCGCTGTGGACTCGGCAATGACGAGATATGTGCTGGCAGCTGGGATCGCAATCGTTGTCTTCTGGATTGTGCGGCGGCTCGTCGTTGCGCCGTACGGGCAGTCCCTTCATGCCGCAGCGGTCTCCGAACCCGCCGCAGCCGTTGCCGGGGTCAATATCCAGCGAGTTCGGCTCACAGCCTTCGTCTTGAGTGCCGCGATAGCGGGGCTTGCTGGCTCTGTCGAGGTCTTCAATTCCCGGTTCATCTCACCCACGAGCTTCGACTTCTTTGTCGCAGTGACATTCCTCGTCGGATTGACGCTAGGTGGTAGCGGAACAGTCCTCGGACCAGTCGTCGGGTCGGCCGTGCTCGTTGCATTAGCTGAGGGACTCAGTGACCAACCGAATCTACGCTTGCTGCTCATCGGACTCGTGTTCCTGGTGGTCCTTCAAGTCTTACCGGATGGGCTCGTCGGGTCCATCTATGGGTTCTATCGGCGTCATCGCCCTCATCGCCCTGGCGAACTTGACGATTCGATCGAGGTGCCCACACAGTACATGCGAACACGGAATCCCCGTCCGCTGCAGATATCGAACATATCCAAGCATTTCGGCGGGGTTCAAGTTCTGTCTGAGGTTTCCTTGACAGTTGTACCAGGCCGGGTACTAGGCCTCATTGGTCCGAATGGCGCGGGCAAGACGACGCTGGCAAATGTCGTGTCAGGTTTCGTGACGCCGGATCGCGGCACAGTCTTTGTCGGGTCCGTGGACTTGACGAATAGCTCGGTGAACGAACGAGCATCTGAGGGTTTGGGTAGGACGTTTCAGAATCTTGAGTTGTTTCCCGGGCTTTCCGCCGTCAACAATGTGCTGATGGGCGCGTATATTCATCGGCCAAACCGCGTTGTGGATGCTCTCGTCTGGAGTAAGTCAAGTGCTGCTCAAGAGGCATCACAGCGGGAGCTCGCCATGCGGCTCCTAGCCTCGATGCACTTACTCGACGACGCACACAAGGATGTCGACAGTCTGCCGTTCGGTAAGGCCAAGCTGGTTGAGCTCGCCCGCCTCCTCGCACTCGAACCCGAGGCGGTTATCCTTGACGAGCCCGCAGCCGGCCTACCGAGGCATGGAACCGGTCCAGTCCGAGATCTCATCGCGGATCTACAAGAACGAGGCATCGGTGTGGTGCTAATCGAGCACGATGTCAAGTTGGTGATGGGCGTGTCGCACGAAGTTCTTGTTCTGGATCATGGTGTAGCGATCGCTCACGGAACACCCGTCGAGGTTCAGTCTGATCCACAAGTGATCGCCGCGTATCTTGGCCAACCTGTTCGGAGCGTGGACCGGGAAGCCGACAGTGCCAGATAG
- a CDS encoding branched-chain amino acid ABC transporter permease yields MTHLIRVVVSGLGSGAIYAMVALGFVLVYRGTKVINFAQGEYVMVGGVVAGAVYEAFDVHILIPIVAGLSAGLFAGLLTQVLVSSTRRARDNPHLVTLVTIGFAVALKAAVMVTTDRQTYQLPGFTNRIPITVAGATVNGQVLLNVTMMAVSAVLLMLFFRYTRRGLWLRATADDPETAEAYGVSSTGSFLWSFGLAGLLGGLVGIGLTPLALISFDSGTLLGLKGFSAAVIGGLASPAGAIIGGLILGLAEAFVAGYGPSAYADVVAFVALLGILLARPTGIFREVSVDRV; encoded by the coding sequence ATGACGCATCTCATCCGAGTTGTGGTTTCCGGCTTGGGGTCGGGCGCGATCTACGCGATGGTGGCTCTCGGGTTTGTGCTCGTGTATCGCGGGACAAAGGTCATCAACTTCGCTCAGGGTGAGTATGTGATGGTCGGTGGCGTCGTCGCAGGAGCGGTGTACGAGGCCTTCGATGTCCACATTCTCATACCAATCGTTGCAGGGTTGTCGGCTGGCCTTTTCGCCGGACTCCTGACGCAGGTCTTGGTGTCATCGACGCGCCGAGCACGCGACAACCCCCATTTGGTGACCCTCGTGACGATCGGTTTCGCTGTGGCACTGAAGGCAGCAGTGATGGTCACCACCGACCGGCAGACGTACCAGCTACCTGGCTTCACGAACAGAATCCCGATCACCGTCGCGGGCGCCACAGTCAATGGACAGGTTTTGCTGAATGTCACAATGATGGCCGTCTCCGCTGTGCTCTTGATGCTCTTCTTCCGGTACACGCGCCGAGGGCTGTGGCTGAGGGCAACCGCCGATGACCCAGAGACCGCCGAGGCATACGGCGTGTCTTCGACGGGTTCATTCCTGTGGTCATTTGGATTGGCAGGGCTTCTGGGAGGGCTTGTGGGAATCGGGCTGACACCACTTGCCCTTATCTCGTTCGACTCAGGAACCTTGCTCGGATTGAAGGGATTCTCGGCGGCGGTGATCGGTGGCCTTGCAAGTCCAGCCGGTGCAATCATCGGAGGATTGATCCTCGGCCTTGCGGAGGCTTTCGTAGCAGGATACGGTCCGAGTGCCTACGCGGATGTCGTAGCGTTCGTCGCTCTACTTGGGATCTTGCTGGCTCGACCGACTGGAATCTTCCGGGAAGTCTCGGTGGACCGTGTCTGA
- a CDS encoding ABC transporter substrate-binding protein codes for MARRGRCHRERPIVRTRIPRTHFNRADAGTNPTTPKPQATGEDMLKPSLKTISIGLAIGMLAASCSSDSSEEPTTTQAQQGATTTVGGQMEPIRVGTLLSVTGPLANLGDKMQQGMQLAVDQINDAGGIDGRPIEWIMYDPAGDASTAIDQTRRLITSDQVDVIVGGGTSSGIALGMADITEEAGIVFMATEGARQIVSPIEDRQLTFKSTFNDTEIIERTIEFWQDRGITRVAFLPDTTGFGTSALEVIEELAPPAGIELFVESFDPSTTDLTPQLSRLAANNPQTFFAWTATPAGVVFLKNASELGLQDDALLQNGFGFVDSRYMVQAEDASVGSLLTAGKLPVYDQLPGGDAQKEALTKFHDAFVDAFGEAPNVFATQTYDGMMLVAEAIRRAGTTEGTAVAKALESITDFVGLNGVYNFSADRHAGLQASDAVVFEWNGERFSLVWPSL; via the coding sequence ATGGCTCGTCGAGGTAGATGCCATCGCGAGCGTCCCATCGTAAGAACCCGAATCCCCCGTACGCACTTCAACCGAGCTGACGCAGGAACGAATCCAACGACACCGAAACCACAAGCAACAGGAGAAGACATGCTCAAGCCTTCATTAAAGACCATCTCCATCGGCCTGGCGATCGGAATGCTCGCCGCATCATGCAGCTCGGACTCGTCCGAGGAACCAACCACAACACAGGCCCAGCAGGGTGCAACCACCACCGTCGGCGGCCAGATGGAACCTATTCGGGTCGGTACCCTGCTCTCGGTGACCGGTCCACTTGCCAATCTCGGCGACAAGATGCAGCAAGGCATGCAGCTCGCCGTGGACCAGATCAACGATGCGGGCGGAATCGATGGTCGACCCATCGAGTGGATCATGTACGATCCCGCCGGAGACGCCTCAACCGCTATTGACCAGACGCGTCGCCTGATTACCAGTGATCAAGTAGATGTCATTGTCGGTGGCGGAACATCCAGTGGTATAGCGCTTGGTATGGCCGACATCACGGAGGAGGCGGGTATCGTCTTCATGGCAACAGAAGGCGCTCGTCAGATCGTCAGCCCGATCGAGGATCGGCAGTTGACTTTCAAGTCCACATTCAACGACACCGAAATCATCGAGCGCACAATCGAATTCTGGCAAGACCGTGGTATCACCAGAGTAGCCTTCCTCCCGGACACGACCGGATTCGGGACCTCTGCCCTAGAAGTCATAGAGGAATTGGCACCTCCCGCGGGTATTGAGCTGTTCGTTGAGTCCTTCGATCCGTCCACGACCGATCTCACTCCACAGTTGTCCCGATTGGCTGCGAACAATCCCCAGACATTCTTCGCATGGACAGCCACGCCCGCCGGTGTGGTGTTCCTCAAGAACGCCAGCGAGCTTGGACTGCAGGATGATGCCCTTCTGCAGAACGGGTTTGGATTCGTCGATAGTCGGTACATGGTCCAGGCTGAAGATGCTTCCGTGGGGTCCCTCCTGACCGCGGGGAAGCTGCCCGTGTACGACCAGCTTCCAGGTGGAGACGCGCAAAAGGAAGCCCTCACCAAGTTCCATGACGCGTTCGTAGACGCATTCGGCGAGGCTCCGAATGTGTTTGCTACTCAGACATATGATGGAATGATGCTCGTCGCTGAAGCGATCAGACGTGCCGGCACGACAGAAGGCACCGCGGTTGCCAAGGCCCTTGAGAGCATCACTGACTTCGTCGGCTTGAATGGCGTGTACAACTTCTCAGCCGACCGACACGCCGGACTCCAAGCGTCCGACGCGGTTGTATTCGAGTGGAATGGCGAGCGCTTCAGCCTGGTCTGGCCCTCGTTGTAG
- a CDS encoding RidA family protein, translating to MPDEPTTAIAVPEIAPPTGSYSHAIRSGSGTGLLFVSGQIPIDSAGSLVGRQDPEAQCEQVFRNLSAVLKRGGSSLEYVLKLGVFMVCAIISQPSLPPVLAS from the coding sequence ATGCCCGACGAGCCAACCACGGCAATAGCGGTGCCCGAGATTGCCCCGCCAACCGGGTCCTACAGCCACGCTATCCGATCGGGTTCTGGTACCGGACTCCTGTTCGTTTCGGGCCAGATTCCGATCGATTCGGCAGGCAGCCTTGTTGGAAGGCAGGATCCGGAGGCTCAGTGCGAACAGGTCTTTCGCAATCTCTCAGCGGTCTTGAAACGGGGCGGGTCATCGCTCGAGTATGTGTTGAAACTCGGTGTGTTCATGGTCTGCGCGATCATCTCTCAGCCTTCGCTGCCGCCCGTGCTCGCTTCGTGA
- a CDS encoding N-acyl homoserine lactonase family protein translates to MTFTITPLVVAYGPHREKSRFTYMHYAGETIDLPYVSWLIEGEGIRALVDVGCSATDYVEHIRPADRPLVHVGQTFDDVQDVTTIEEHLAARGWTPDDIDMVILTHLDWDHCMSTRIFHKSKIILQRSEWDALPPHPLFKSGYCPPYIYEEIGDMDLDLVEGDKQLAEGLRLMLTPGHTPGGQSVVVDTRNGKFVIGGMCTIRENFYPPADLGDIEYKVIPPGGHVDVIGAYDSMIRMLDVGGDNVLPVHDLRAFDMGVVG, encoded by the coding sequence ATGACTTTCACAATCACCCCCCTAGTGGTTGCCTACGGACCGCACAGGGAGAAGAGCAGATTCACCTACATGCACTACGCGGGTGAAACCATCGACCTGCCCTATGTTTCCTGGCTGATCGAGGGGGAAGGGATCAGGGCCCTGGTCGATGTCGGTTGCAGCGCGACGGACTACGTCGAACATATCAGACCGGCGGATCGACCGTTGGTCCATGTCGGTCAGACATTCGACGATGTGCAGGATGTGACGACAATCGAAGAACATCTGGCCGCACGCGGTTGGACGCCCGATGACATCGACATGGTGATCTTGACTCACCTCGATTGGGACCATTGCATGAGCACTCGAATCTTCCATAAGAGCAAGATCATCCTCCAGCGAAGCGAATGGGATGCTCTACCTCCACATCCACTGTTCAAGAGCGGCTACTGCCCCCCCTACATCTATGAAGAAATCGGGGACATGGACCTAGACCTCGTAGAAGGAGACAAGCAGTTGGCTGAAGGTCTACGACTCATGCTGACGCCAGGGCACACACCCGGGGGACAGTCAGTCGTTGTCGATACTCGCAACGGGAAGTTCGTGATTGGCGGCATGTGTACGATTCGCGAGAACTTCTACCCCCCCGCAGATCTCGGCGACATTGAATACAAGGTGATCCCGCCAGGCGGGCATGTCGATGTCATCGGTGCGTACGACAGCATGATTCGGATGCTGGATGTTGGTGGCGACAATGTCCTCCCGGTACACGATCTGCGAGCCTTCGACATGGGTGTCGTTGGCTGA
- a CDS encoding SDR family oxidoreductase, with protein sequence MGGLFDLAGKSVLVTGGNNGIGLGIAEAIASAGGSVAIWGRNASRNSAALEKLRAISACRIVAFPIDVANEHEVADGFAATVDELGRVDVVFANAGVGGASTPLVNLEATDWRSVLAVNLDGTFWTFREALRYMQPQQQGSLIAISSVYGDRGFPLGAPYAATKAAVRAVIRSIAVEYGPYGIRANAIAPGWVSTGMTSSFIDGDHFSKHLKPRVPLGRWGRPSDLAGIAIYLASDASIWHTGDTITVDGGFLCS encoded by the coding sequence ATGGGCGGACTGTTTGACTTGGCGGGGAAGTCCGTGCTCGTCACGGGTGGAAACAATGGAATCGGCCTGGGCATAGCGGAGGCGATCGCCTCCGCTGGCGGTTCGGTGGCAATCTGGGGTCGCAACGCGTCACGAAACTCGGCAGCACTTGAGAAACTCAGAGCAATATCAGCTTGCCGTATCGTTGCGTTCCCGATCGATGTTGCGAATGAGCACGAGGTTGCCGATGGTTTTGCAGCCACGGTTGACGAACTTGGCCGAGTTGATGTCGTGTTCGCGAACGCTGGCGTAGGAGGAGCCTCGACACCATTGGTCAACCTGGAAGCCACCGACTGGCGCTCGGTGCTGGCCGTGAACCTTGACGGTACATTCTGGACATTTCGAGAAGCACTCCGCTACATGCAACCGCAGCAACAGGGATCATTGATTGCCATATCCTCCGTCTATGGGGACCGAGGATTTCCGCTTGGCGCCCCCTACGCTGCCACGAAGGCAGCCGTTCGAGCCGTTATCAGAAGCATTGCCGTTGAATACGGGCCGTACGGAATCCGGGCGAACGCGATCGCACCGGGGTGGGTCTCCACAGGAATGACAAGTTCGTTCATCGATGGCGACCACTTCTCCAAGCACCTCAAACCGAGGGTACCGCTAGGTCGCTGGGGCCGCCCGAGCGACCTAGCCGGAATAGCCATCTACCTCGCCTCGGATGCTTCGATCTGGCACACGGGCGACACGATCACCGTCGACGGTGGTTTCCTGTGCAGTTGA